A single Gambusia affinis linkage group LG22, SWU_Gaff_1.0, whole genome shotgun sequence DNA region contains:
- the bmf2 gene encoding BCL2 modifying factor 2, with protein MDDEEEDMSLPTSQLRVLPFGDVKQHEQWSSSQAVATVTAAAVVARSQDHGNHGINAVSCSIHLQPHMPFNGNAGAPLHLPAQFVPMEDRGGRHIVEEEDRGAEDDRMAQRPEVEPMGLSAEAQIGRKLREIGDKFHQDHIELFMRHQRQNLPVWMRLTIALFGYLFPREPLVPRVRREQR; from the exons AtggatgatgaggaggaggacaTGTCACTGCCCACCTCACAGCTCAGGGTATTACCCTTCGGGGACGTCAAGCAACACGAACAGTGGTCGAGCAGTCAAGCAGTGGCCACGGTCACTGCTGCCGCCGTCGTGGCCAGGTCACAGGACCACGGCAACCACGGCATCAACGCCGTGTCCTGCAGCATACACCTGCAGCCTCACATGCCCTTCAACG GCAACGCTGGAGCGCCCTTACATCTTCCCGCTCAGTTTGTGCCCATGGAGGATCGAGGAGGAAGGCACATTGTtgaggaagaggacagagggGCGGAGGACGATAGGATGGCACAGAGGCCCGAGGTGGAGCCGATGGGGCTGAGTGCTGAGGCCCAAATTGGTCGTAAACTCCGGGAGATTGGAGACAAGTTCCACCAGGATCACATTGAACTG TTCATGAGGCATCAGAGACAAAACCTGCCCGTGTGGATGCGCCTTACAATCGCCCTCTTTGGCTATTTGTTCCCAAGAGAGCCTCTGGTGCCGCGCGTGAGGAGAGAGCAGAGATGA